The stretch of DNA TTGAACATTTTGTGCCACATATTTTGACCCATTGTTTGTGAAATTATTGTATGGCctttaatgaatttgttttcgaAAACGGGCTCAAATTATGGTAAATCAGTCTTGCGTCAATTCCATGGACTCGGCAGTTTCAATGTGTGTTAAttagaatttgtttttaattatttcatacgCTAAAAACAATATGATTGGTTGCTAAAACTgtgtaattttctttttcattgaatccACGCATTTCAAGTAAACCTCTTTCTTAATATGACTTCACTCCAAAAATATGGCCAAGTTCGGTTTCAATATAGTCAGTTTTTTCCAAAATACAATAGTAAACCTTGTCTAACTCGGACGAACTGGACCAAAGTAAGCGAAGGCCAAGATAAGGATAGGAATGTACGTTAGGAATTAAGAAAGATGATTTTGTTATTGTCCAAGTTAGTCAAAGTTGGCTGTGTCTGAGTcaggcgaggtttactgtacatGGATTCACAAGTGCATGAAATAGATAAGGGGTACTTCATATGTATCCTTTGTTGAACATTCAAGAGGGGGGTCAAAAATTGGCCACACTTTTCCTGATGTACATAATGCTTAAAATTGTGTAAATGGCGGATTGAAAACAATGCGCAAGTACTTCATGAACTCGATGGTAATTTTTGTAGCTTTCATTGTATCGAAACACTGTAAAACGTGTTCGATTAAAAGCGATTTCTATTGCTTTGACACGAATTAGAATTACTGAAAGAGCGTGTGTAAAGAACTATCTTATCCGTGTATGACTAAGAAAACTTGTGATCACATAAAATATGACTGTTCAGCCCCATATATATGTACACGCATTGATATCATTTGTGTTATGCGTCAGACACCTTGTTCAATAGAGTTGTAAAAATCTGTCTGAGAGACATCTCTATCCTTTACGTTGTCGCGTTGTAAATTtcttgaatataatatatatataatgttttatttttttctctcgaaatattttcaatcatgtcatcttttaaattattaattaatgattcaaatattATCCTCTATTGAAAACATCTGTTACTTTATGCTTATAATAATGTTTTCGTCTGATCGGTTTTTATTGTTCCCTAAAACGGTTTTCGTCGGAAAATGCGCTTCATTTGCATTTCATGATGGATCTTTAATTCTTATGCTCTAAATGTTTCGGGTTagaactgtaaatatttcacttttcAGTCGTGACTAGTTTTGAAATCAACGTTTAAAGTATCTTGTTCTGTCATATTCCCAAATGGACCTGGACTTCAGAAATTGACCGACATATGTGAATAGCCCACTTATGCATACCAGGTTCTCTACTGTAGCtttgaaattaatgaacttGTTTGAATCCCAGTTTTTATCAAATAGGTAACTTTGTTCCTGCGAGTTGAAATCTGTAACAATATTAACATTAATATTGCCTACCAGGAAGCAATATTGTTGCCTTTATTAGAATTACCGACATCTTACTAGAACACCTGCAGATCGAGGTTATGCAGACCTCGCACATATTGTTTTATATTGGCAGTCAGTTTGTAATTCCACTTTTCTGTAGGAATGATGAAGTCCCTCCATGAGTAAATATACAATGCATAAGATCCGCATGAATGCACAAGCATAGGAACAATAGGCTCCTATAACTCAAATCAATTGGGACAAGTTATTTTTGTTTAGATTTGGCTGACAATTCAAATAAGAGAATTGAGTGAAATTTATATACCATTGCAATTGTTCTAAGATAGTGTTCAAGTGATAATTCAACTGGTAATGATTTGAATTAAGAGAGTGAGTCTACTATATTGAGTCCAGTCCTCCTAAAACCAGTCCTCTGTATCCAGTCCTCATAAAACCAATCCTCTGTATCCAGTACTCTGTAAGAATGAATGTCCTCCATTGCAACCTTTTGAGAAACAACCCAAGCAATGATTAATGCTTAGAATTAGTCTTTTTATTGTTTCCTTCTTCACAAAATTGATACAATAGAacaaaaaattataataataataatcttaaaaCTTTTTCTTAACCAAATAGTTGAATTCGATCGACCTCAAGTGTAGATTAGAAAATAAGCGTCAACAGTGTATCGTATTATTACATGTTAACCGTAACAAAAAATGCGAAGCAGGAAATTGATAAATGttgtatgatattttaaaCGACCTTAGGAAATTATTTCCATTCAGAGATGGATAAacagattatatatatattagagTAGTTAAGTTTGAAAGAAGCACCGTTGGCGGCTAAACAAACATCGATGAAATAAGCGTTACATTCAATTAGTAGTCGTTATGCGACCGGATTTTATAGTCCGTTATAAAGTTTCGACAACTGTGAGCCTCGCTAATCGAACGTTAAGAGATCGAAGGTATTGTAAATAGGAGAaagttcaaaattttttttttaaatgaccGAAAAGTTTTCCGATGACGTCCGATAAACGAggccgttttttttttcggttgCGAGGGTTTACAACTGGAGCGTCTCCTTGTCGAAGATGTACTCTCCGAGTCCGGTTCCGCCGCAACGTTTCAGCTGAGTGATGTAATCAGCGATCTGTTTCATCGACTCGACTTGTTCGTTCAGGTATTCGTTCTCGATGAAATCGCACATCtgcaaaaaagaaataattgatgattccTTAAAGTGATGATACATTTATCTTCGAATGCATCCAAATctgtttttaaaatgattatttttcaatttacgGTTAGCTTAGATTAGGACCAGCCTAAATTCATCAGAATTCTATAGCCTATTTAAcaaattaagaccagtctaattAAATTGTGCATTAAGAAAAGTCCAAATCTCTTTTCAAATCTATATGCCACCCAAAGTGAATGAAATCATAGGTGATCTTGGCCGTTTAAGAAAAACTGCATAACCTTGGCATGACTTTCAATAACTGAGTAACTAGGATTGATAAGGTTAAAGAATATGTCTCGTGATCTAATTAATGttatcattcaaacaatcatgGACAGGTTTATCGCAAGCTGAAGTTCAAGTGGAAATAAAACGACCAACCAGATATACCGCGGGGCGTGCCAAATTCAAAGATTAGGCCTAAGGGTTGGAACTATCAGCTGAAGAGgtcatcaaattaccaaaaataaTTCCAAATGGGACAAAGATATGAATAATCTAGgatgttttattgattttaaacttATGACGATGATGATCTTGACATAATTTTCCTGTCCTTCATTCTTCTTCACAATGAGAGAATTACTCGACAATTTGCCTATTAAACCCATGCCTCCTGCCCGAGTATTCCAAACAGTGGGTTGAGGAGAAAGTACACGACGAAGCTGATACTATTTGTATTTACCTGTGGATCGGTATGGTTGCTGGCAACCTTATGCAAGTCCAACAGACTCTGATTGACGCTCTTCTCGAGCGCGAGCGCCGCGTTCAAAGCGTCCAATCCACTTCCCCATTCATCGTGTTCGGGTTTCTGAAATGAAGACAATACGAAGATGCTGAGTAATCCTGCCCATAAGCCTAATTAACCTCAAGTTACTTCCAGTGGGTTGACCAGGGACTTATGAGACAAGTCCATCAAATCTTTTGCGTGGCCTTTTTATGACATAAAAGAGGGATGTGACAAGTCATTCCTTATTGGTCTCTGGATCCACCCGAGGATGAGGACAGAGGTTTAATgactatttctcaaaattgaaagagTTTCGGGAATTCTGTTcgaattaaaggagtttcaagtgACTTTGAAAGCATTTTCCGTTCAAATAAAGAGTTTTTAAAGGAATTAAAGCACGAATAACTGAAGACTTACAGCGATTGGTTGAAGGACGACTCGACCTCCGCGCtgactttgaaatttcatgaatttctcGGCGTGTTCGCGCTCTTCATCGGATTGGTGCTTGAAGAACTTCGAGAATCCCGGCAACGCGACATCATCACGATCGAAATAGTGAGACTGAAATAGCaaatacaaaaacaacttCTTAACTGCATTATTCCTATAACGACCAAAACGTACTTTAGAGAAATGAAGCTAGGTCTATAGCTCAAGGAAAATCTTTAGACATTATTTGCTATTTCATTGTACATATCGCCTTCATGACTGAATTTCTGGGGCAGGCCCAGGACCCACCCCCTATTTTCCTTCAAGTTTGACCCCTCCCCAACTTGGGGCCCAAGTACAATATTGATGGGTCACTTTTGGGAGGGCCTTTACTCTTTAGAGATTGACTTCATTAGTACATGAATTAACAGACTCTGAATTGGGCACAGCAAACCAAGTTAACAAGGTGGAAAAAAGATAATTCATGAATTGCGTCTTTCAATACTGACCATTGAATGATAGGTGTAGCTGGCATACAGTTCCATATTAATCTGTTTATTCACTCCGGCTTCGCATTCTTCGTGGTAATTCTGACGGCACGATACTGCTGCTGATGACTTAGACATCTTGGATTGATGTTGATGATCGGATCGTCGACGATGAAATCAATGAGAGAATTGAAATAGTTTTCGGATGGTGGCTTCGATTTGTCCGTACGTTCACTGACGCAGCAAGACAAATTCTGAAGTTGTTATGGCGTACACGTTCCAGCGAGCACGATTTATACCCAATGCTGTTCCGACATTCCGGCCGCACTCCCTCCTCTGTGTTCTTATCTATGATTCTATAACATTGAAGAATAAAGTTATATTAACGCCCAGGCATTAGACATATTTTTAGACAAGAGTAATATCCCAATAGAAAATTGAGTTTATCGTGCATTGGATTCATGAATTCGTGAATAGGTTTTTACATAAATTATCCGTTTGAATCTAACTATAGTAAAATGCATTTCATGTCAGTTTTTACTCAATTCAAAGCATCAATCATTGTTGGGAACCGGTTCATCAAGAACGTTGCATTAGAATCATAGGGCGAAAGAGATGTCTTAAGGCGTAGGTCACCGTACCCCGAGATTTCCctccggcccgcaaatcgaAAATACCCAGCTCGCAGACTCTGGCACGCGAGCGATGGATTAGTTCACGTTTTTGCCGCTATCGTAATATATAGCGACAGCACTGAACGGTCGATATCTCTTgtttactgtggcatgcgagttaTAGAAGAACCTTTCATCAAAGGGGATATTGcaagaaaaaatttttaataacCTAACATCAAATTTTGAGTCGTTAGAGAGAGTTCTTTTTATTCATCAAGAATAAATGCATCATGATAAACTGAACAATCAGTCGACCGAtttcaggattcgaacccgggcgACGGAATTTGACGTTCTGCCTAGTGCGCCGTCTCGCGGATATCGTCGAAACCACTGAATTCCGCAACCAGGAAGTGAAATGCCAATCGCGAAGAATATTATTAGTCTATAGATGATTAGGAGGATATACTATTATGGGTTGTTTGTTCTCGAAATCCAGTCGCCGGCAAGCGAAAAAAGAGAAACTAGAAGAGGAAAAAGCCGAGGAACAAGATGAGTAAGTAGACCGTCTCTTATTAAATCGACCGacaacaaaaaacaatttcgGCACAAACACAAATTCAATCCAAATCAAAAAAATATCACCTAGTGTAATTGTAAATGCATACCTGACCAAGTGGTCTGCATCGAAAACGGTTTGTCTGTCTTTTGATGCCGTTACTTTATTTAATTCCAGCTTGTCGACCGATAATCATAGTCTCTCTTTCTATAATGGGAGGgtgaaatttaaaactgtgCTAAAGTTTTAAtgcaaaaaaataatgatgCAAATTAGGCCTATTACTACTGTGGACGTAGAGATAGGCTGGTGATGATTCATTGTTCTGTGCATGTcgtgtgtttatattgtatattgATGGCTCTTTTATGCCCTCAATGATATTACTAGAAGCTAGGCATGGCTTCCTCCAGCAGCAGATGCTTTTTAAAGCGAAAGTTGTCCTTTCGTAACCCAGAACCGGATGAAGCGCCTTCCACCAGAAAATCTTTCAATTGTCACACATTCTCAGATGTGGTGAGAGAGCCAGTTCGGCTTCATACGTCGATAAAGTATGCCTCGacaaaaactttgaaaatgtggCTTAAAAACCATCAGAATTAATAGTTAAGCCTAGTTTATGAAGGATTCAGCAGCCTAGGTTGGATACAATGGCAAGATCTGAGTTCTtaccaaatttttttaatgCAAATTTGTTGGAAAACAGTATAGGTAGGCAGTTCCCTATTCATAGGCAAAATACCCTTTTCCAAGACGTTTCAACAATTATAGGGCCTTTTCCATACGTATTTGTTTGGAAGAATTTGTGCCCTTTTTGACATAAAAGTCTTATAGAACAAACAGGCAGGCAAAATTATGAGGGTATTGAGAAGGTCTCGCAAAACCTTCAGTCGCCAGCTAGTGTCTGTCGATTGCCTGTTCTAAGTTCATCATAATACAGTACAGAGACTGATCAAAGactttaaaatcatttgttaTTATAGAAACTCATTAGTTTCACGGCTCGAGTGACTGAGCTCAGTTAGTTTCTATATGAACTGTTATAATTGATGAGTGTTGCAGTGAGACTGAGGTCATCGTTGATAATTAGCTGTAAACGCAAACAGTgtcaattattcatatttcatccAGGCTTTTATAGATATTAAATCTTCTTCGGACgttcatcagttttcattcGTCAAACCACAAATTGTTCATCTTCGACTGATTTGTCGGTTATGCTCCTTTTTTGTATGTCGTTTACAAACCCACAAAACCTGTATTGAAAGGGGAGGTTTCACGATTCATTTCGCTATCATATATACTCCTCTTCTTCTGATTGCAGAATATAGTAGCTTGAAATTAAATAAACCGACCGATAATCGGTAAATTAGCTTCAACCCGTAATTCAAACCGACAGTGAATCGGTTTTAGCGACGACGCCTTTGCCTTCGGTGATCGTTAAACGTCGTGTTTTCGCCGTTGACAATTTCTAGCCTCGCGTCGCGTCTCgttttcattttagtttttcaattatttcgtcGACCGCTGAATCAATACGAAACTCCGTCCCAGACTCCGCagtgattattatattctaaaagTCTGCGCGTTTCAGACGTCGTGCCAGCGAGCGAACGCAGaattcaaatccaattcaagtTTTGATGAAGATAAATACTTTCCGCATCGCGGTGTCTCGTGTGGGTAACGTACGGAACAGCGGTGTTTGAGGCGTAACATGTATCCGGGTTCCTACGACGATTCCGtaaaaactccttctaaatGGAAACTGCTTATATGAAGATGCTTGGAACTCggttaatttgagcaaaatggcTGAAGCTCCTTTGAAACTCAAGTTTGAGAAATAGGCTATTAGATACCCGCGGTACCGTCGAAGTTGTAAATTAGACTTCCCTTAAATCGGTACATGCAGTTGGGACCAGGATTTGTTGCCCAATTATGCGGTTACCAAATTAGAAAGGGTAggaatttatttacaaaaccGCTGAATTAACAGTTTGCTGATGAACAGAACCGATTTTGGAGGGTCTATACTGTAATTGGGATCATTAAAGTGATGCAGAAGACACTgcctcaaaatttgaaatgttctcGAAGAAACttcttatatccaggaataactgatgatttgtAGGCATCCTGGATTATGATGCTCTAAAAGTTTGCGTTTCAGACGAGCGAGCTTAGAATTCGAATCCAATTCAAGTTTTGATGAAGATTTACTTTCCGCGGTATCGTTTTTGAGGCAACATGCAGCGATGTCGTCATTGTCGCCGTTCTACTAGAATTTTTGCGACTAGCAGTAAAATTCTCCCAAGTGTTAAATTGTATTGGACGATTGAAGTTTTGATGAAGATTTACTTTTCTCGCATCGCGCGGCGTCGTCTCGTCGATGCTGCGACACACGGCTGTGTATATCATTCCTCCGTGTAGGAGGCTGCAGTGATCGAGTCGGCTAACACCGCCGCCGCTGCTAGCCGAGTTTTTCTATGTTTTATTTATTGACATTCGTGGGAGAGATTTCGTCCGATAAAGTACGACGACGTCtttatctatctatctgtcgCTTGCGCGGGCGCGCGCGAGTAAAGTAGTCTGCCGCGCTTGGATGCGCGATTCAtttaattaaccctttcatattgatttttaACCCTATCGCGGCTGAACAATTTCTACCCTAAAGTGTTGGAGACAGTTAGAAAATCCCACCCAGTGCGTTGTTTAACAGCTGAGTTGTGTTAACACTATTTATAAAGTATAGCTAAttgataaatcaatacacaatcaatacaatcaaggtgcgatgtatcattagttaaatGTTTCACAATGTTTGATGGGTGCTGCCTTGGTGcgatgtatcgttagttactgatatttcacaatgtttgtgataggtgctgccatctttcaacagagatcaaaactaattactaatgacatcaatacaccgcagtgcgatgtatTAGCAAAtcccatcactgatttatgcACCTTATTGCGTTGTAAATacattgaaagggttaatgcgCCTGCGTTTGTCATTTTTATCGGGGTTTAAACTGAAAAGATTCGTCTGCTGGTGTCACCGGAGTGCAACCAATGCTCGAATTAATAACACTAGATACAATAATAAATCATGTCTATGAATACACAATATAAGCTCCTTAGAGTTGTGTCGTATAAACTATAATATCGTCGATTCATTAACTGTGTCTCTCTTTGGCATTTGTTGTGTTCAATATGTATTTTACGTTTCGTATTATCTATATTCTTCCGGGGCCCACAGTTGCACCGTCGTAACTCAAGTCCTGCCGTATTATCTGAAGTCTGAAGATTGGTCTTGAGTTGTAGGTCGACTATTATGGAACCAAGATGGTTTCGAAGCTCGATGTATGCAATTCTAAAGAGTATCTTCTCAAGATACGAGATCCTTCATCGTCAGTATTCCGCcacattttgatttatttgatttgattttgatttatgtTTGATTTATCTTTGATTTATGTTTGGAAGGAATcgaattaaaacatttttgatggtgaaatcagaaatttctTGTATTTCGTTCGGGATTTTCAAGTTTTAGTATCCGAAAGAAAAAGTCCTGGACCTAATGGATACCAGGATACTGCAAAAACTGAGCCACAGGGTTCGGACGGGTCTTATATCTAAGCTGTGGTTGAGATGATGTCAAATTCAATAGCTTTACTAAATAGGATTGGTGACTCTAATGATGTAGAGTAAGAGCCGGAGTCGATCTCGTGATTATATTACCGCAAGTCGAGGTACTTCTTTAAGATTGCGGTTTAGCTCATATATACACGCAGTAATAGACTGTAAACTGTGTCTCGTCGTGTCGGTAAAAACCAATCGTATTCATGTCACACGGAATCATTCTCCAACTAATGACGATGATGTGGAGAGCGTTTATAATGGAATTCAATTGGATAAGTAGTTCTCCCTCTCTATCCCtctttctctccctctcttctctctccctctcttctctctccctctcctctctttccctgtctctctccctctcctctctctccctttccctctccccctctccctctacctctctctccctttttctccccctctccctctacctctctctccctttccctctccctttctttccctctctctccctctcctctctttccctgtctctctccctctcctctctctccctctccctttctctccctctctccctctctccctctctccctctctccctttctctccctctccccctctcactctacctctctctccctctccctcctctatCTACTGTGAATTCTTTTTAGAGTCGGATGTTACTACATCAAtacaaaaatgttttcagCCCTCCGCATGCACTTGGCAGTTTTGTGTGGAAAATAGAAAGAATTTTTGTTTATCACCATCAAGTCGTCTGTAGACTAGACTATTTTTGTAGCCAAATCGTAGGCCGCAGGTGGCGCTCCACGACAAATCGCCAATCGGCATTGTGAATGTGATAATAGGGGCTAGAATCATGAGAAAGCTCGAACTCCAGAAACCAGAACCTCGGTTATGTTGACTCAAATTCATGACCACATTGCCAGTTGTTCATGAATCGGCATagactttaaaaaaataatct from Tubulanus polymorphus chromosome 11, tnTubPoly1.2, whole genome shotgun sequence encodes:
- the LOC141913262 gene encoding soma ferritin-like, with the translated sequence MSKSSAAVSCRQNYHEECEAGVNKQINMELYASYTYHSMSHYFDRDDVALPGFSKFFKHQSDEEREHAEKFMKFQSQRGGRVVLQPIAKPEHDEWGSGLDALNAALALEKSVNQSLLDLHKVASNHTDPQMCDFIENEYLNEQVESMKQIADYITQLKRCGGTGLGEYIFDKETLQL